Proteins from one Malania oleifera isolate guangnan ecotype guangnan chromosome 4, ASM2987363v1, whole genome shotgun sequence genomic window:
- the LOC131153796 gene encoding uncharacterized protein LOC131153796: MEQLFTGHFLSSRRIAKTTGHLMSMAQGEQETLKNFMHRFNTATLEIRNLDMGVALVALTTVLLPGSFLYSLGKKSQVDMGELMVRAQKYINLEEMMDTRGSRIERKRRKSSREMGESYRSAKRHETSALRARPKIRGQYNKFSTYTPLNRNMSKFCAFHRDHVHDTEECIQLKKEIEALIRRGYLSKFINKEDPQREPLEQRRHGAKEKEEQVIGEIAVIFGGSASGGDSGSACKRYAK, encoded by the exons ATGGAACAACTGTTCACtggccacttccttagtagccggaGAATTGCTAAAACAACGGGTCATCTCATGAGTATGGCACAAGGAGAGCAAGAGACTCTAAAGAACTTCATGCACCGCTTCAACACGGCAACCCTAGAAATCCGTAACTTAGACATGGGGGTGGCGTTAGTAGCCTTGACAACGGTTCTCCTGCCCGGGAGCTTCTTATACTCCTTAGGGAAAAAATCGCAGGTGGATATGGGGGAGCTAATGGTTCGAGCACAGAAATACATCAActtggaggagatgatggatacaAGAGGAAGTCGCATAGAACGGAAAAGGAGAAAGAGTAGTAGGGAAATGGGAGAATCCTATAGATCCGCGAAAAGACACGAGACTAGTGCACTACGCGCAAGACCAAAGATAAGAGGACAATACAACAAGTTCTCCACTTACACGCCCCTGAAT cgaaacatgtccaagttctgcgcattccatagggatcatgtCCACGACACAGAGGAATGCATTcagttgaagaaagaaattgaagcCCTAATAAGAAGGGGATACCTATCAAAGTTTATAAATAAAGAAGATCCACAAAGGGAACCTCTCGAGCAGAGGAGGCATGgcgcaaaagaaaaagaagagcagGTCATAGGGGAGattgcggtgatcttcggaggatccgctAGTGGAGGAGATAGTGGGAGTGCATGTAAAAGGTATGCTAAATAG